Below is a genomic region from Rouxiella chamberiensis.
TCCATGACAGACAGCCAGGGTTATACGTCCGTGCTGTATAACAATATTCAGAAAGAGGGCACGGCAACCCTGCGGGCGAGCCTCGATATCTTGGCGCGTGGCAGAACGGCGCTTTCTGACAGGCAGGGCGAACGTCAGCTTGATAAAACCTTTAACGCCGTCTTTGGACAGCCGAAATCGATACGCTTTACCACGCCGCCAACCGAGGCAGTGGTTGGCGCAGGCAAGGCATTGTTTAGCGCAAAAATAACGGATGAAGACGGTCAGGGCGTGGCGGGCAGTGTGGTGTGGAACACCGGTACGCGCGAGATTGCAGAATCGGAAACCGATCGCCACGGCGTCGCAACCTATGCTTTCGAGATTCCTGCCACCGTCGGTCAATCCGAAAGCTGGACGCTGACCGCCCGCATAAAAGGCACCACCCTGACCGACAACGTTACCGTTAAACTGCTACGCAAAAGCTCGCCCCCAATACAGGCTCCCGACGACATTGTGCGCCAGTTTTCCCCCGGAAATCCTGAGTTGGTCTTTGCGGTAAGAGGGGGCAATGGCAGCGCGCTGCGGTTTAGCTCCGACAATGAAAATACGGCGACAGTCGCTTCTCGTGGTCAGGGCGGGGTGCTCACCCTGCTGGCGGGGGGCGCGCCACGATTACCCTCACCCAGCTCGCAACAGAAGAGTTTACTGCTCCCGAACCCGCGACCTTTGCCGTTACTCTCCATGCCGCCAGCGGACAGGCGCTGGAACAACTGCCCGACCGCACCGTGGTGTGGGGCGACGTGCCTCAAAAGGTTTCACCCAAAGGCGGCAACGGCGGTGTCTTGAGTTATTCGTCGAGTGATCCAAAGCGTATCGCCATTGAGGCGAAAACAGGGCAGATGCACTGGCTACAACCTGGCTCTCCCGTCACCATCACCGTCAATGAGGCGGCCAGCCCCAACTTTCAGCCACAAAGTATGCGTTTTAACATCACCCTGCTTAAAAAAGCCGCCGACAGACTGATTGCGCCCGCCGATATCGCGGTGGTATGGCAGTCGGCACCGCAGCACGTCACGGTTGATGGCGGCAACGGCGGCACGCTGACTTTTGTTTCCAATCATCCCGACATTGTCGTTGCGAACGATGACGGCACGCTGCGCTTTGGTCAGGCCGGCGAGGCGGTGATTACCGTGTCGCAGGCCGAAACCGAGTTTTTACAGGCGCCGGCTGCGGTGACCTTTAACGTCAAGGTCACGCGCGCATCGGGTCGTCCGCTCGACAGACTCCCGCCACTGATTGTAACGCTGGGGGACGTACCGCAGCAGCCAACACCGACCGGCGGCAACGGCGGAAAGCTGGTGTTTGGCTCGAATGCGCCCGCGATTGTCAGCGTCGAGCAACAGACCGGTCTGCTCGCCTATCATGCCGCAGGCACCGCCCTTATCACGGTGACCGAACCGGAACACGACAACACCCTGACCCAGCAAATTTCCTATTCCGTTCAGGTGAAAAAAGGTAAAGGTCAGCCATTGGGCGGATTACCGGAAAAATTGCGGGTGGCTATCACCGATAATCCACAAAGCCCGACGCCCACTTCGAGTAATGGCGGCAAAATAAGCTACGCCTCAAGCGATCAAACCATTGTCGGAGTTGACGCGACCCAGGGATCGTTAAGTTATCTCAAGGTCGGCGGGCCGGTCACGATTAGCGTGCTCGAGGCGGAATCTGCCAATTTCATCGCGCAAAAAGCCTACTACAGCGTCACGGTAACGGCGGGACCGGTTTATCGGCTGACGTTATTCGCCGATGAAACCCAACCCGTCGCCGACGGCAAAGAGCGGATAACGATAAGCGCGATAGCCAAAGACGTCATGGGCAATCCAGTCAGCCAGCAGGAAATCCGCTGGTCTTCGCCACACGTCGAGTTTGGCAGTACGACCTCCATAACCGATATCTACGGCAAAGCCGATGTGACGCTGACCTCGACTGCGGGCGGTACCCAGCTTGTGACCGCTTCGGCGGGCGAAATACACAGCAGCAAGGCGCTGGTGTTTAAAGGCGTGCCAGCTGTCCGCCAGCTTGAAATCGCGGGCACCCTTCTTGAAGGCTCCACGCTCGAGGCGCGCTATGACTATGTCGAGGCCACGGGCAAACCCGAAGCGGTGAGTCGATACGTATGGCAGCGCTGGCGTAATGGACATGCCCAGACCGTCGACAGGCAGACCGCCAAAAATTATCTTCTTGGCAAAAGCGACATTGGCGCTACCCTGACGGTCACCGTCACGCCGCGTAGTAGCGAAGGTGTCTACGGCGTGCCCATAACTTCGGCACCCACACCGCTAATCATTGGGCTGCCCGACGTGGCGGAGGTCGTTATCAGCGGTGAACAGGTTGAAGAGTCGCTGCTGACGGCACACTATCGATTCATAGAAAATGGTTCCGGAAAAGAGAGCGGATCGCAGATTCGCTGGATGAGAAAAGTGGGCGAAGTCAGTACCGAAATACTTCACTCTACCGCGCGCACTTACCGCCTCACCGAAAAAGATATCAATGCGCAAATCTGGGTAGAAATTACGCCGAGAAATACTGCAGGCTATATCGGGCAACGGCAAAAGGCTGCGCCAACGGCCCGAATTATCGGCTTGCCCGTCGCGCGTGATCTCAAAATCGACGGAACGGGCAAGGTAGGGAAACGCTGTCGCTAACCTATACCTATCTCGAACAGGGCGGCGGTCTTGAGAGCGGTACGCAGATAAAATGGTACACGCTCGGCGACAGCCAATCGGCAGTTGGGGAAGGCGTCTCTTATACGGTTAAAAGCAGCGATATGCGCCGACGTCTTTATGCCGAAGTGACGCCGATGAGCCGCCGCGGTATCAAGGGACACCGCGTGAAATCGGCAAGTATCACGATTTTGACCACGCCCGAGGCGGGTCAGGTGCAGATACAGAAAAGCGAGTTACGGGTTGGCGAGCGAGTTACGGCCCGTTACGTGTTCAGAGCAAACGGCGGTCCGGCAGAATCCGGCACCACGTTCCAGTGGATGCGACACCTGAAAGGCGACACCCAGCCAATCCCGGGCGCCACGCAGAAAATCTATATCCTGAAATATGAGGATCTCGACGCGGAGTTAAGCGTTGCCGTCACGCCACGCAATACGGAAAACATTGAAGGAGAAACAGAACGCTCGGGCAGGGTGGGCTTCGTCAAAGGTGCCATCGCGACCTCGATGACGCTGGATAAAACTCGCCAGGAGTTGCTGGTGGGCGACAAGGGCGCGCCTAAAACGCTGACGGTGACAATCAAGGATAAATACCTCAATCCGGTGGTGGGCGAAACCCTTAATTGGAACGCGCTGGACCATGCCGTCATTCTTCAGGGGGAGAGGCGAAAACCAATGCACACGGAAAAGTCACCGTGACGCTGATGCCGCCCGAAAAATATGTCCAACGTGAAGAAACGTTGATTGTCGGGTCAACCTCAAACCCTGATCTGAATGAAGTGGCAATGATTGTGTTCGCGGATACCGTTCCTACGGTGCTTTCTCATCAGTTTGTCGGCGAGTTCAAGGTCGGAAATCGGGTCGGCATAAATGTCGAATTCAGCGATACCGTTTCGCGACAATACGCTGCCCACTATCAATGGAAACTGGATGGTCAGCCATTGCATGGCGAAACCGGACAATTTATGGAGATCAACAACCCCGCCTACGCAGGCCGAACCCTCAATGTAGACATCACGGCCGTAAATAAATACGTCGCTGACCTGCGCGGTGAAACGCGGCGCTTTACCGCACCCTCTGCGGTGACTATCGAACTGCACTATGATGTGGTGCAACTTCGCTACGACTATGCCATGTTCCCTGCACTTTTTTATGTCTATGCCATTGATGTGAAAGTTGAAGATCAATACGGTCGTGCGCCGAAGGAGAGGGTGAACGTATGCTTTAGAGCTAAAACCGGTGAAGATGGGGCGTCGGGCGTTTACTACAGCGCAACCACAGGAAACAATTCTGGCTATGCCTCTATCGAACACAAGGGACCCATTGCGGGCAACGTGAATATCCGCGCCATCGTCTGTGACAAGTATCTGACGACCGATAAACCGTTCTTCGATGACGGCCGGAAACAGGTAATGGATTCCAGCGCCAAAAACGTCTGGATCTACTGGCGCTAAGCGCGTGCCATCACCCAGGTCGGCAGTCCGGTGCCTGGGTGATGCGTGTCGGCAATCACCACAAACCCCTCTTTGCGATAGAAAGCCACGGCTCGCAGATTCTGCTGATAAACCTCCAGCAGCAGCTTGCCGTAGCGGCTTCGAGCCTGCGCCATCAGTTGCTGCGCAACGCCTTGACCATAAAAGGGGGCATCGACAAAAAGCGCCCCGACAAACTGCTGATTGATAACGCTGATAAACCCCGCTATCTCTTTTCTGCTCGCAGGACAGGCAACCCAGGTAACGGCCTGCGGTAAAAGGACTCTCTGACCATCGATGCGCTTTCATACCAGTAACTTTCATCGATAAAAGGGTGCGCCGCGAGCGTACTGCGCAGCCAAAGCAGCATGATGGGGTCGAGATCGGCGTCGTCTGAACGACGGATCACGCAGCGGGCATGTTGGGGTAGCATTGGCAGTAAGTCTGATGATCGTTCACCATGCCGCTGGCCTGCATAAAGGCATAACAGATGGTTGAACCGATAAACTTGAAGCCGCGTTTTTTCAGCGCTTTGGACAGGGCATCGGAGACGTCGGTTTTGGCGGGCACATCGCCCGGACCTTCAGGATGATTGATAACGGATTGGTGTTCGACAAACTGCCAGACAAAGTGCGAAAAATCTTCACCGCCTGCCTGCATGGCCAACCAGGCTCTTGCGTTGGTAATAATGGCTTCGATTTTACCACGATGGCGAATTATGCCGCTTTCGAGCACCAGCGTATCGACGTCGTGCTCGGTCATATCCGCTATTTTTTCGGGCACAAACTGGTGAAAACAGCGACGATAATTTTCGCGTTTCTTGAGCACCGTAATCCATGAAAGCCCGGCCTGCTGACCTTCGAGACACAGTAGTTCAAACAATGCTCGTCCGTCTTTGACCGGCACGCCCCACTCGGTATCGTGATAATCGATGTACAGCGGATCGCCGGAAACCCAGTTGCAGCGCATCATCTTTTCTCTTCAGGTGGTTGAATGAATGAACCCTATCTTAACCCTACCCTGAAGGCCTGCAAGCCCTGCGTTGATAACTTGCGAGGCTTGCTGGAACCCTGAGAAAAAATGGCGTGTCGCTATGGACGCGCGGGTGTGACCTCAATACCGTGTTTACCAAAGAACTGATACAGGCTGTCGGAGGCCGTCTGGGTGAGCACCAAAATCTCGATACGCCGATTCTCTGCGGCGTTGGGCTGGTCGGGCTTTAGCAGCAACTTGTCGGCCATCGCGCTGACCTGCAAGACTTTATCTTCACCCAGCCCGTTTGCCAGCAAGGTTTGCTGTGCAATGACCGCGCGGTCGCTTGAGAGTTTCCAGTTGCTGTACCGGGTTTGACTCTGATATTGCGTGCTGTCGGTATGGCCGGTAATAACAATCTTGTTGTTGAGCTGATTCAGGGTGGGGGCGATTTTTTTCAGCAAATCTTTGAAGAAAGGTCCGATCTGCGCACTGCTGCGCGGAAACATTTCGCGGTGCCTGTCATCTCGAATCGTGATACGCAGTCCCTGCGGCACAATATCGATTTGCAGATTCGCCTGAGCATGGTTTTCGGAAGTAATTTTCAAAATGGCGCGCGAAAGCTCGTCCATGTCGGCCTTCGAGCGCTCAAGAATGCTGTCGACCGGGGCAATGGGCTGATTGTTAACCATCCCGATATCAATCATTGCGTTATGCGCATCGTTGTCGAAAACACTTTCGCCTTGCCCTTCCAGCATCGAAGCATTGTTCAGGGTCATGACTATCTGCTGGCGGTCTTTCTGCGAGATAGACGCTGCAATCCACAGCACGATAAACAATGACATCAAGGCCAGCGTAAAGTCGGCAAAGGCGACTTTCCAGGCCCCGGTATGCGGCCTGAAATGCGAACGCGCCGCGTGGCGCTTGATAATCGTGGTGTGAGTAAATTTGCCGCTTTCCCTCATTTCAGCGGTTCCGCCATGTCGGAAACCCACGCGTCGAGTTTGGCAAAGGTTGGTTTACAGTCCAGCGGCAGCATTTTGCGGCCCGCATCCACGGCCAGCAGATTGGGTTTTCCGGCCAGATGATTCACCAGAACCATGCGCACACATTCAAAAAAGGCGATGGTTTTCTTGGTGCGCTGCTCCATGGCATTGGCCATCGGATCCATAAAGCAGTAACACAGGAATACGCCCAGAAACGTCCCGACCAGCGCGGCAGCGACCTTTATGCCGACCAGAATGATTGAACCATCAATCGATTGCATGGTGATAATGATGCCCAGAACAGCGGCACAAATACCAAAGCCCGGCATGGCCTCACCCGTTCTTTGCAGCGATCGGGAGGGCGTCAGGAGTTCATCTTCAACCGCAATCAACTCCTGCTCAAGGATCCCTTCAAGTTCGTGCTGATTGATTTTCCCCATCGCCATCAGACGAAAATTATCGGAAATAAAGGTCACCAGCGCTTCCTGCTCCAGAATTAAGGGGTATTTTCTAAAGAGTGAACTGTCAGCGGGTATTTCAATATGCTCGTCAAGCATTTTAAGGCCGCCAATCTGTACCAGTTCGAGTAATTCATAGAGCAGCATTAATAACTGCTTTTGAAACTCGACGGTGTATTCGTTTTTTCTGATAACCCCGCGCATCTGGCGGCCAATTTCTCTCAATACATAGCGAGAATTGGCAAGCACCATCGCGCCGATGCCGCTGCCCAGAATAATGATGATTTCACCAGGTTGCCAAAAGGAAATAAGATGGCCGCCAGACAGAATAAATCCTCCCGTGACACACAGCATAATGATGAGAATACCGATGATTTTTTGCATGTTTAGTTCTCGTTGTTATAGAAAAGCTTTATTTTTTCAGTGATTTTTTTATTAAGCTGACAGACACGGGCTTCCGTCAGCTCGAGGGTCAGGGCAATTTCTTTCAAACTCATGTCGTGCTGGTAATACAGCGACAAAATGATCTGTTCGCGTTTGTCGAGGGTGGCAAGCGCATGTTTCATGCTGTCTTGCAGAATAAATTTCTCTTCCAGCCCTCTGCTTTGCAGCGTGTCCGTGGGGGTGCCCAGAGAAAGAAGTTCATCCAGACTCTGCATCTCGCGGGCGCTGTCCAGCAGCAAATATTGCTGATATTCCTGCGCAGTCAGATCAAGCTGCGTCGTTATTTCATGGGCCGTTGGCTCGCGGCCAAGCTGACGCGCCAAGGCTCGGACGGCATCGTTGAGTTTGTGCGTTTTTTGCCGCAACCGGCGGGGCCGCCAGTCGTTTTCGCGCAACTCATCCAGAATGGCACCCCGGATTCTTAATTTTGCATAGCTGCCGAATTGCCCGTCGGGGCGACCATAACGCCTGATGGCCTCCAGTAACCCCATCAAGGCGATTTGTTCTATGTCCTGAATATCCAGCGCGCAACTGGCCTGTAAAGCCAATTGCCTGACGATTTTTTTGACCAGCGGCAAATAGGCGAGAAACGGCGTCGCTCTCTTCTTTTTCGGTTAATGTAGAGGCGGGCGTTGTTTCCATAATGTTAATATCATTGGAAGACGATTTTACTGATAATGACATTTTCAAACGGCACCTGAATATTCATCGTCTGTAAATCGCGTTGATAGGCTTCCATTAATCGTCTGCGTAACTCGGGGATCGGTAAATTATGAATTTCCTGAAAGTCTGCGTTGGACAATAAATTTACGGTCGAGCTTCTGACGGCCGGTAAATCTTCCATCGTCAACGTCTTGTTTTTCGGCGTGGTGGTCGACAGCGCCAGCTCGAGTAATACGTAGCGCTCACGTCCTTCATAATTTTTTAAATTAATAACGATATTTTTAACTTCGACGAAACTGGTTTTATAGGGCGTATCGCGATTAAAGAACAAGGGCGCTGCCTTGGCATTATTGTTGTCATTCAGTAAATATCTTTGGGAGAAGATCAACATTATGGCGACCAGAGCGGCCGTCAATAATGAAAACAGCACCCCCAAAATAAACTCTTCGTTTTCATGATGGACTCTTAAATTGTCAGCAAGATACTGCCGTCGGAATCGGAGGTAGGATTTTCGTCGTCCAGCGCGCGGGCAATCACAATGTTTTCTGCCTGCGCGTGGGGTTTCTTCTGCGAATGCTGCTGTTGCATCGGTGGCTGCTGCTGGGAGGAAACCTGAACCTCCACCTGAACATTATGCTGGAGCAGATTCTGTCTCAATTCGTTGCTGGTCTGCTGCAAGGCGCGGTACACATCCTGCTGTCCGGCATTGATCTGCACACTCAATTTTCCGGCTTCGAAATGCAGGGAGATATCGATTTTTCCCATCTCTGCCGGATAAAGCTTGATGGAGGCGTGCTGAACATGATTATCAATCTGGAGTTTGAGCCGTTCGCCCAGCGCGTTTCCCAGCTGTTGCGCCAGCGACTCGCCGTTGCCGTGCAGTGTCAGCCGCACGTCTGCCGTCGGCGCAGGTATGGAATCTGCGGCGGACGTCGGCAAAAGAGGTGACGTCGAGCCAACGGCGTTCAACGCCTCGCCCCACGGCGCGTGTACCCCTTCAGACTCGCCCGCACGCGGCTTGGCGGGCAAAGGGAGGTCAGGCAGTGAAGCCAGAACCGGCACGCAGGAGGAGGCTTTCGGCTGCATTGCCGCCGGAGGGACATCGGCTTGCACACCGCTCTCGTTTTTCGACAAAGGCAGCGCGACAAGACCCGGAGATAAAACGATTGGGCGAGGGGCAACGGCTGCGTCAACCTGAACCGGCGCAACAACGAAAGCGGCGGCGGGCTGCACAACGGGAAGAGACGTGGG
It encodes:
- the motA gene encoding flagellar motor stator protein MotA encodes the protein MQKIIGILIIMLCVTGGFILSGGHLISFWQPGEIIIILGSGIGAMVLANSRYVLREIGRQMRGVIRKNEYTVEFQKQLLMLLYELLELVQIGGLKMLDEHIEIPADSSLFRKYPLILEQEALVTFISDNFRLMAMGKINQHELEGILEQELIAVEDELLTPSRSLQRTGEAMPGFGICAAVLGIIITMQSIDGSIILVGIKVAAALVGTFLGVFLCYCFMDPMANAMEQRTKKTIAFFECVRMVLVNHLAGKPNLLAVDAGRKMLPLDCKPTFAKLDAWVSDMAEPLK
- a CDS encoding DNA-3-methyladenine glycosylase I translates to MMRCNWVSGDPLYIDYHDTEWGVPVKDGRALFELLCLEGQQAGLSWITVLKKRENYRRCFHQFVPEKIADMTEHDVDTLVLESGIIRHRGKIEAIITNARAWLAMQAGGEDFSHFVWQFVEHQSVINHPEGPGDVPAKTDVSDALSKALKKRGFKFIGSTICYAFMQASGMVNDHQTYCQCYPNMPAA
- a CDS encoding flagellar motor protein MotB, whose translation is MRESGKFTHTTIIKRHAARSHFRPHTGAWKVAFADFTLALMSLFIVLWIAASISQKDRQQIVMTLNNASMLEGQGESVFDNDAHNAMIDIGMVNNQPIAPVDSILERSKADMDELSRAILKITSENHAQANLQIDIVPQGLRITIRDDRHREMFPRSSAQIGPFFKDLLKKIAPTLNQLNNKIVITGHTDSTQYQSQTRYSNWKLSSDRAVIAQQTLLANGLGEDKVLQVSAMADKLLLKPDQPNAAENRRIEILVLTQTASDSLYQFFGKHGIEVTPARP
- a CDS encoding GNAT family N-acetyltransferase, whose amino-acid sequence is MDGQRVLLPQAVTWVACPASRKEIAGFISVINQQFVGALFVDAPFYGQGVAQQLMAQARSRYGKLLLEVYQQNLRAVAFYRKEGFVVIADTHHPGTGLPTWVMARA
- a CDS encoding flagellar hook-length control protein FliK, with the protein product MTAISITSGLPTPIPSAILPVPLAPTAETPADTLPFIVQLLAATGAAPRKNAPTLPVVKDDRQQAPLDEGDKKTPHGEGVNQQWLDALLLPTSLPVVQPAAAFVVAPVQVDAAVAPRPIVLSPGLVALPLSKNESGVQADVPPAAMQPKASSCVPVLASLPDLPLPAKPRAGESEGVHAPWGEALNAVGSTSPLLPTSAADSIPAPTADVRLTLHGNGESLAQQLGNALGERLKLQIDNHVQHASIKLYPAEMGKIDISLHFEAGKLSVQINAGQQDVYRALQQTSNELRQNLLQHNVQVEVQVSSQQQPPMQQQHSQKKPHAQAENIVIARALDDENPTSDSDGSILLTI
- the fliL gene encoding flagellar basal body-associated protein FliL, translating into MLIFSQRYLLNDNNNAKAAPLFFNRDTPYKTSFVEVKNIVINLKNYEGRERYVLLELALSTTTPKNKTLTMEDLPAVRSSTVNLLSNADFQEIHNLPIPELRRRLMEAYQRDLQTMNIQVPFENVIISKIVFQ
- a CDS encoding Ig-like domain-containing protein, which produces MPQKVSPKGGNGGVLSYSSSDPKRIAIEAKTGQMHWLQPGSPVTITVNEAASPNFQPQSMRFNITLLKKAADRLIAPADIAVVWQSAPQHVTVDGGNGGTLTFVSNHPDIVVANDDGTLRFGQAGEAVITVSQAETEFLQAPAAVTFNVKVTRASGRPLDRLPPLIVTLGDVPQQPTPTGGNGGKLVFGSNAPAIVSVEQQTGLLAYHAAGTALITVTEPEHDNTLTQQISYSVQVKKGKGQPLGGLPEKLRVAITDNPQSPTPTSSNGGKISYASSDQTIVGVDATQGSLSYLKVGGPVTISVLEAESANFIAQKAYYSVTVTAGPVYRLTLFADETQPVADGKERITISAIAKDVMGNPVSQQEIRWSSPHVEFGSTTSITDIYGKADVTLTSTAGGTQLVTASAGEIHSSKALVFKGVPAVRQLEIAGTLLEGSTLEARYDYVEATGKPEAVSRYVWQRWRNGHAQTVDRQTAKNYLLGKSDIGATLTVTVTPRSSEGVYGVPITSAPTPLIIGLPDVAEVVISGEQVEESLLTAHYRFIENGSGKESGSQIRWMRKVGEVSTEILHSTARTYRLTEKDINAQIWVEITPRNTAGYIGQRQKAAPTARIIGLPVARDLKIDGTGKVGKRCR